GGTAGTGACCGGCGGCGCAGCCGCCTCCGAAACCGCGCAGGGTTGGGCGTGTGGTAAAGCTCATCGGGGTTCTCGACTGGTCATGCGTCCAGTTATACCCTGCGGACCCAATAACTGGAGGATCGCCCGCTGATGACCCGACCTGTGATGTTCGCGGCTCTGATTGCGTTTCTCCTGATGCTCGGGCTGGGAGTGCTCTTCCCGGTGTTGCCCATGTTCACGCGCGAACTCGAGCTGACTGATTTTCAGGCGGGACTGTTGCTGTCGAGTTATCCACTGGCCGGTGTTTTCGTGAGCCCGTTCTGGGGCTGGGTTTCGGGGAGAGTCGGTCGCAAACCCGCGATCGTCGTCGGCTTGTTCGGGTTTGGAGTGGGCTTTTCGCTCTTCGGTCTGGGTACGACGTTCGAGCAGCTTCTGGGTGCGCGCTTGCTCGGTGGACTGTTCTCGGCCGCTGCGCTTCCGGCGGTTCTGGCCTACGCCGCCGACGTGACTCCGCCCGACAGGCGCAGTACCGCGATGGGCGCGATCGGCGCGGCCATTGGACTCGGCGTGAGCTTCGGTCCGCTCATGGGTGGCCTCGTCGGCCACGCGCTGGGGGTGCGAGCTCCGTATTTTCTATCGGGTGCGATCGGAATCTCATCCGCGATCGGTGTCTGGATCTGGCTTCCCGAAAGCCTGACGGACTCCGTGCGCGAACAGATCGATCGACACCGAGTGGCGCTGAAGGCGGACGGTCTGACGACCCGCGACCTTGTGCAATCCATGTTGCCGCTGCTGGTGTTCAGTTTTCTCACCTCGACCGGCCGTATCGGTCTCGACAGCACGCTCGGATTTCTCGCCCTGGATCGCCTGGGTTGGACGGAACGCGAGGTCGGAATCGTGCTGTTCGCTGCGGGCATGATGGTCGCGCTGGTGCAAGGCGGGCTGATACGCCCGCTCGCACGCGTGTTTTCCGATCGCGCACTCATGACCGCAGGCACATTGGTGATGGGCACAGGTCTCGTTGGCGTCGGCCTATCGATGAATGCCAGCACTTTGGTCGCTTCGGGCCTGACGGTTGCGCTCGGCTTCGCACTCTTGACGCCTACTTTCAACGCTGCGCTTTCACGAGCTGCCGAAGGGTTCCAGGGGGAGGCTCAGGGATTCAACAGCACAGCACAGGCGCTGTCGCGGGTGGTCGGGCCGGTCGCGTTCCTTTTTCTCTACCAGGCCGTGGGTAGCGCGTCTCCCTATTTTCTGGCGGCAGCGCTGTGCGCAATCGCGGCTCGAATAGCCTTCCGAACCAGCGACTCTTCGCCACCAGACGTCTGATAGAATTGGAAACCATGAGTCGTCGAGAAGTTCGAACTTTCTGTCGGGTGTGCGAGCCTTCATGTGGTCTGATCGGAGTTGTGCAGGACGGTGCGCTGCAGGCATTGCGGCCCGATCGCGAGCACCCAGTCACACGCGGCTTCGCCTGTAACAAGGGGATTGCGGGGATCGACATCCATCGGGATCCGGATCGCCTCGACGTACCCATGCGCGTTCGCAAAGCCGGTGACTTCGAAGAGGTTTCCTGGGACACGGCGCTCTCGGAGATCGCAGCGAAACTGCGCGATCTGAGCGAGCGCCACGGTCCCCAGTCCATCGCTTCCTATGTCGGGAATCCGAGTGCTTTCAACACGCTGGCGAGACCGGCCATAAGCAGCTTTTTCGCACAGCTAGGCGTGCGGCGCAGTTTCGGTTCGGGAACTCAGGACTGCGCGAACAAGTTCGCCGGAAGTGAGGCCGTGTTCGGATCGAGCACGA
The nucleotide sequence above comes from bacterium. Encoded proteins:
- a CDS encoding MFS transporter — encoded protein: MTRPVMFAALIAFLLMLGLGVLFPVLPMFTRELELTDFQAGLLLSSYPLAGVFVSPFWGWVSGRVGRKPAIVVGLFGFGVGFSLFGLGTTFEQLLGARLLGGLFSAAALPAVLAYAADVTPPDRRSTAMGAIGAAIGLGVSFGPLMGGLVGHALGVRAPYFLSGAIGISSAIGVWIWLPESLTDSVREQIDRHRVALKADGLTTRDLVQSMLPLLVFSFLTSTGRIGLDSTLGFLALDRLGWTEREVGIVLFAAGMMVALVQGGLIRPLARVFSDRALMTAGTLVMGTGLVGVGLSMNASTLVASGLTVALGFALLTPTFNAALSRAAEGFQGEAQGFNSTAQALSRVVGPVAFLFLYQAVGSASPYFLAAALCAIAARIAFRTSDSSPPDV